The nucleotide window CTGAGTCTTGCCCCCTGTGCTCTCCTGCACTGCACTCCTGGAAAGAGCTGTACTCGCAGCGAAGGACTTGAAGGAAGCTCCAAAGATGTTGCTGACTCCAAAAGCAATCAGCTCCTACAGTCGGGTCAGAGAGAACACGTCTTAGTATTTACCATAAATCCTGATTAAACctgtacagcagctttaacttcaTGTAAATCTTAGTGCACCGTTCCATACCTGGTTTCCATCGATGGTGTAATCGTGTTTTACAGAGTAGACTTTTGCCACGGAGAAGGCAACAGCGAAGCCCACTATGGCCATGGGAAACGCTTCCACTGCTGTCTCCTGGAAGATGTGCAGGTTTGGGGCCATCGGGGGCTCGTACCTGAGAACAGATATTGGTGTGTTATGTTGAAACATCTCAGGAATATTTAACATAGAAACTTCAATTTAAATTCTACCTGAGATAGCATTATACATTTTGGTTATGGGCCATCATATTCTATACAAAGACAAGTGTGTTGTGAGTGTTATGGACTACACAactctatattttgttgattacACTTTTAAGTATTGACAGGTTTTCATTTATCATAGATGTTAACTATGCACATATCATACTAAGTTCCTTACTTTCCACTATATGTCTTACCCTTTTGGAATATGGCCGACGACATCAATGCCAAATCTCGTCCTGAAGTCAAATGCGTATGAAACTCCACATGCAATGATGGTCTGGAGAAGAGATGTCACAAAGGACAGAAGTGTGACTCACAGAATCAATTTCACAATGACAGATAGTTATTAACTCCTGCTTTGTAGATTGCTAGCTGTTTCTTTGGATTGACATGAATGCTATCTTTTAATGATCCCATAAATCGATTGATATTGACGGCACTCCGGTTCAGCACAGTCATAAAAAGTCACAACCAAAACATGTGttatcatcatttatatttGGGACAAGCTTTGGAAACATTGATAAGGATTGTGTTGCACAATGTTCCTCACCATGATAACCTCTATGGGTATTGGTACTGGCAGCTTGGATTTGAATCTGTCATTCAGCTCCTTCACGATGAACACCACCACCATGATCACCAGGGAGATCACAATGTCACACACATTGCTGGAGGTTATTTTATTGAAGATGATCTCCAGGgtctgaaagagacaaaaacgtCAGGTCTAATAGATGAAAAGACCCACAGTCGCTGACTGAAAGCTTTAAACCGTTGTGTACTTACATATATAATAGCGAGTGGTCCACTGATGCCTGGGACTACCAGTCCCAACACAAACTTGAGCTGGGACACCAGGATGTGGACGGCAGCTGCGGTGGTGAAGCCGGACACCAGAGTGTCAGACAGGTACATGACAACAAAGCCAACCTGCAGGACACCCATTgccagctggaggagaaaagagagatcATGATGAGGATGTGATTGTGTATGAAACCCACGGTATTGTCCCTCCACgcacagagaggtcagaggtcagggtaCAGTAACAACACATGTGGATGTGGAggagattcagattcagatgtGCTAAAACTACAGGGAGGAGTGTACCGCAAAGTGATGCCTTCCAACTGTCATGTTTGTACGGCATACAaatttactttacttactaGTTGATTGGTAGACAGCCGTGTCATTTTTCCTGCTTTACAATCACTGGCTCATTCACCAGCTGTGTGGTGATCACCTGCCTTCTATTCATATTCAATGGGGTGTACGGTGTAGCCATCAGTCTTTCTGACAGTTCTTACTTTTTCTCTGCTGATACACAAATCCCAACATCCTCCTTAAGTTTTTTGGTGATGTCAACTTAAAtatgttcatttgttttatgaaatattttggGTGATTTACTCTCTAAGTGTGTCCCAACTGAATTTGAAGCATCTCTGTGCAGTGTAGATGGTCTCTGTGTCACTTAGTGTGGCAAAGGACCAAAGGGCACCAcaaatgaagagaaaagaaaactacattttgtaAACATAATATCGAaaatgttaaagctgctgtaagcgttgtcaTCATTTTTTCCGTCCGTTCTGCAGTCAGAaacctcttccctcctctctcgtGACCACTAGAAAAATGGACAGGAccacctctttatggagttccTTTCCTGATTAGATAAAGTGTGCAGAGATACCAGAACATGTATTTTCTCCTTTACTACATGCACAGGAATATACTGAACAcatattttgataaaaatacatcacttacagcagctttaaactcTTCATTTAAGCAGGACACATTAAGTAAGACAGCTAGCTGCTTGATTTCAGTAAAGGATTGTTATTTTGAATTGAGGTTATGAACGGTCTTTTAGAAGTTAAACTTAATGAGTCCTTTAACATAGCAGGATCATGCAAATTGTTCTTGCATGTGGTTTTGAAAAGATGACTGAAGATGGCTGTCTAATGTCACTTagttcaaacacatttttagagCTTTGGTTTGTGTGTATAATAACTGTGACCTCATAAAGATAGCACACTATCATGCTAAACAACTCAGAtgttggaggaggagctgaCTTAAAGGTTATAATATGTTATCAGTAATCAGTTAAGAGTTTACAAAAGGCACGTCTGCTTCTGATACACATATTTACCAGATTTTTTGCAATAACTCGTGTATCAGAGGCACAAGTGAGATTTACAGCAGCTAATTTTGTGCTTGGCTTTGTGCAGAAGTAAAAACACTGCGTGTCTGTAAAGCACACTTCAAAATCCATGAATAACATATGAAGAAGCAGACAGCACTGCCTTGTTATTGTGTTCTCTGCCCTCATtagataaagtgggcagggataccagaaaatttCTCTTcccttttactgcatgagcaggaagaggagagacacGGGTTGATGACCTAACATTTTATAACTGTGACTACTGTAAGCAGCTTCAAACTCTTCATTTAAGCAGGACACACTAAGTGACAGCTGCTTAATTTCAGTAAAGGATTGGTATTTTTGAATTGAGATTATAAATCAGTATTGGGCTCAACAGCTACTCCACATGGTGCCTGGAAACTCAGATCAGACCATTTATGAAGGGTCTTTGAGAAGTTAAACTTCATTAGCACTTTTCGTCTTCTGCTCTCGCGTGTGGTTATGAAAAGATGACTGAAGATGGCTGTCTGCAAAATCTGCACAAATTGTTCTCGTCTTCCTCAAGGACATTGAAACAGACCAGATGCCTGCTGAAACAGGGCTTTGAAGCTGGGTTTTCCTGTCACAGGAGCATTTCCTAGCCCCTGTGTTTCCCTACCACCACAACACAAACGagaagactttttatttttatgctgaGAGGATAAAAGTCATTTGCCGCAACAGTGTTTATTAGCTGTTGAAGCCTGGGGCAATCTGAGTGGTTGTGGTGAGTGTGTTTCACCTGCATGATACCAGCGAGGAAGGTCACAGAAGAAGCCACCAACACTCTCTGATCATCTTTACTGAGGCCTTCAAACGCCGTGATGTTGGCTGCCGGACCCTCGTCTGGGACCAGCCTGGTGACCACTGAGCCGATCATCAGACACAAGACTGGGAACGGACCTtcagagagggggggagagagcaTTTAAGGACAcggatacaaacacacacattcacaacacACTGTGTACACTGGCCTTACCCACTGAGATGTGTCGAGAGGTGCCCAGGAAAAAGTAAATGACGACAGGGAAGAAGGCGGAGAAGAGTCCGTACCAGGGTGGCAGAGAGGCCAGCAGACAGTAGGCCAGACCTGAAAACACAAGACCATGCACGTTATACAGATTTACAGTATAATGCTCATGTTTCCTTCACTTCACGGATAAAACAGACTACATTTTATACTGAGGATCCTCTCTTTAAAATCTCTTTAAAGCTTGACTGAGAactacaaaaatgaaaactactACTGCGATTACTACATTATATAGGACCAAAATGATCAAATAGAAATGACAAATCTGcactagaaaaaaaacaaaaaccaaacaactaTTTACCTAAAActtttttctatcatgttgagttaTTTTGTATCAACTTGATGTGGGATTTATGAGACAgaatacatttgaaataattactttatttataataCTTGgataataaacacttgaaaaacacatcatgtttaTGTAGTGGTTTATatgtaataataaatgtattcataCTGACTCAACATGATCAAAAATATGTGACATATTGAAATCATGTAATAACATCAGCTGGAAAATATACATGTGATTAAAATACTAAAGTCAAATATTAAACTCATTgttttagtaaaataaaagcgTCGGTTTGTGTGTATAATTACTGTGACCTCCTCCTGAAGAAAGTCATATTATCATTCTAACCAACTGAGATAGCAGAGGTGGGGCTGACTAAGGTTATCTTATGTTATCAGTTATCatgttgtaaaatgtatctttttacattcttgtttcattttctttgctaAGTATCTCGTGTGGCCTGCCGTCTTCCAGGTTACCAGTAGAGTGGAGGccgtgtggctcgggcaccgAGCTGCTCAGCCGTGCTCCTAGATCCAcactcttcacatatattttatataatttacttgtattGGACattctgtcaatgaaatttgtaaactgtgattttgttgttctgtttctgtacaCACAACATCTTTTACATGTCTGTCAGTCTAAGTTTTTCACTGCACacattgtaaagcccactgaggcaatgtgattgtgattttaggctatataaataaaaactaatatgattttaagatttaatgaaagaaatgtctgacacatttttacCAGATTTATTTGTTACAGCCCATGTTCAGAGGCACAGGTGAGCTCTACAGCGGCTAATCTTTGTTCAGAAGTAAAAACACTGCTTGTCTATAAAACTCATCAAAAGCTATGAATAATATAGGAAGCCTTCAGGCAAATCAGTAACATGACTCATCTCCCACGTGAGGAATGTTCTTTCTACCGATAACACTGTGATTGAAGACACACTTATCTTCTCCCTTCAGTTAGGTCATGAAATGGGAATGAGGCTACTGAAGTGTCATCGTTAATTCTCACTCTGGCCTGTTAGTGTGTTTCTACACAGCATAAGAGTGTGAAAATGCATCTTTTCTCTGTAAGGTTTTATTGAAATCTGTATTTTCTGATCACTTCactttacctgagtatttccatgttctgttactttatacctcctctccactacatttttggaggcaaatattgtacttttcactccactacatttatttgatcactttagttactagttaactcaaatttaaagcaaaaatgatgaatattggatctgataatcagccatatttttacttgtactttggatatatttaagtacatttcttgccaaaaaattacttttgatacttaagtacatgtaatatcagatactttaagacttttgtctaagtactatttgtatgggtggCTTTCACTTTGACAAAAGTCATATGTAAGcataatatctttacttttactccagaATGtattttgggtactttttaaaaacagtgattaaatcaaatcaaatccagTTTATTCATTAAGCAGGTTGGAAAATGACCAGAGCTGCTGTTAGTCTTTGGAGGGCTGCAGACCTCTGTGACACAAGATTTTAACAGGAGCCAAAGGTGAGTTTAACAATGACCTCATAATAAATGGAAAGACAATTACACTACCCTGACCAATAAAAAGGAGGATGAGAAAATGGTATTACATCTGTGAACACACCCACTTGTACTAGTACTGGTACTGGTAATCAAAGTCTGGGCCTCTGCTGTTTGggacagtgttgtaaaagtacccaaagtcatacttaagtaaaagtaaagatatcaagctaaaatgttactttggtatggatatactgtatactatgggtcgatGGATGTAATCAGGTTTTTTATACGACTGcctataaaatattcaaaaatatgCTACActgactctgatgcagcatgcatctgcaaagtaactatagtaactaaagttatcaggCATATTTAttagagaaaaaatacaatatttgcctccaaaaatGTAGAAGAGTGGAAGTGTAAATTAGCAGAAAATAGAAGCCCtcaagtatctcaaaattgtacccatacacagtacttgagtaaatgtacttaaaaatgAGTTTAGTATGCAGGTGGAGTTACAAATAACACACCTTTTAGATCTTTCTGACACTAAAATGCATCATTCATGCAGGTTTTGTCAAAATGTGACTTGTGGTGTCAAATTCTATTAGATAGAATTTGTACCTCTTGTTTTCCATATTTGCCTGAGGAGACATGAGGAAATGGTAAATTCCtctattatgtttgttttgaaaattaaatgaaatgttcactttactgtacactgtaaaaagaaaGACAGTTTACCTTGAAGGACAGCTACCAGTCCAGTGCTGACACCAGACACGATGTCACTGAGCAGCCACTCTTTGAGCCTGTAGATTCTGATCCAGCCGATGACTGGCAGAAAGGAGAGCGCTGCATTCTTGGCTCGTTTGGCATCACATCTGCAATAACACAATTTAAATTTATGAAGCGATGGAAGGAACAGCTCTACTGTAGGTATGTTTAGctgataaaatatttaaaagatgttaaaatgagAGTAATTGCAGTAGTAGTACTCAGGATGCTTTAGGATATTTCTTGTACCCATCTGTCCATATGTAAGTCAGAGACAGGGTAAAGGGGGTACACACTTAAAGTATCACCAAGTACTATGTAAGTGTATAGATAACACATTTGTACAGACAACTAAATCCACCAAAGCTataagaaacacaaataaaaggcTGAatattggtgagtgtgaagaAGAGGAAATCTAGAGGAAGGACTAGGCTCAAGTGAAGCATCTTTTAGTTGAGAGCAGATTAAAAATTAACCactttttcaactttctgctACTGTTGCAGAAttaattgtgtatttgtttttatataagAAATTCTTGCACAACAGATTTGCACAACAGACTTAAATTACCTCCATGTCTATATCAAATAAGAAGATCAAAATGTTATAGGTAAAGTGAATACATGTGATTGACAGTGTGCTGGATTTCTTTGGTTCTTTTACTTTACAGGAACAGAAATGACATGCTGTGTTTAATATACAGGACTGGATCTTATCACTGTAAACAACTTAAAAATCAAAGTTAAGCTGCTGCCTTAAATATTTAAGTTTctcctttgtttgtgtgtgaaaccaaTTATTTAGTTAACATAACTCGAGAAAATGCTGTTCAATAACCTGAAGATGTTAAGTTGAATCAACAATTGTTCAACCACACTGAAAAATTACAATTCCGTTTTTCGTTCACATTTCCTCTGTTTGAAGAGtcagttcttcttttttttttacaaaaataacagctgcagctgttttgtaTTACAGTACATTGTATTGACATTGGTACCACAATAACATGTTAGGTGGTTCCTAGGTAATGAATATATAGGTTCATAAGTGTACGGGGTAGACACTGAATTCAACAGAAGCCTTCATTATGGTTCacagtgttttcattattatgaGAACAAACAACCATGACAATTCTAAAATGtatgacagacacacataaagTTTCTatcacacatttctttcttcaaaCCTGGATGCTGGATGTCTGCTAATATCTGATCATGTCTCTTTAGAAACGTATTTTAATGACTTGATTGAACTCTTTACAGTATATTAATTTAACTCATTTCAGGTCAAAAGACTTCAAGTTAGAAGATCTCGTGTTTATAAGTTCTGAAGCTGTCAGAAAATACAAACTGTGAGTGTAATTatcttgaaataaacaaaacttgtATATTTACATTAAGTTAATGAGAGAAGAGTAGTTGAATTCACTTAATTCCTGTATGATTTGTTTTACAGTGAtactattattttttatactaAAGTAAGTGGAGCAAGACGCAAAGTTTTAACTTTTCAACActtgaaatgtaaatttaaagtgtaaaaactgAGTAAAAATATAACAAAGCCAAGACTATGATACTATATTAAAAGTTGTGGATATGTGTTTTGCATATATTGTATGTTATGCTTGAAGTTAAACCAGTAGTCAGTATAGTTGTAGAAGAATCAGAAAAGACTCATTTTAACTAAAAGCTCAACTTTTCTCACCCTCACCTTTAACTTTATCATCTTAACATCAATGAAAGACAGACTTCAAGGATTAGTTGTGCAATGATTACGttataaacaaaaagaaacaaaagccaAAACACATTGCATGTTCCTTACGTGAAGTACTGCTTGACGTGATCCAGCATGGTCTTGCGCTGCCTATAGACCTTCTCGTGCTCCTCGGCGAAGGACTCCTCCGAGTACAGCGGCCTGGCCACCACATACTGCTGAGCTCCCGGTCGCATCATCTCGCCTCTGCTGCCTGGAGGACTGCTGCTTCGTCTCTATGTGGTTCTGAGATCCATTAATCACATTAGGTTAGGAAGAGGATCCTGTCTTGCCTTTGAACATCACTCATCAAAGAACATTAACCTCAAACAACAAAGGTCCAGACCCTCAAATACAGGCAGAGCACACGGGCCAGGTCAGGACCTGCAATGTCCTGGAGGGGGACATTTTTCGGACTGTATTTGAGCTTTAGACACAGATTAACACCGGGGAGGCTTGTTGTGAATTTTACCATTGAAATGTCTCCCTGACCTTTCCAAGATTTTATCAGCACCTCTAACATTCCAGCTGGTTATGAAGATCCTCCAATGTTTAgagatttcacacacaaaagctTAAGAAAGGAATATTTTCGCTAACACTTTatataaccatcattaataaatgtaaatgtatagataattaaacattagttaatagttaGTTTACTactaacaaacaatgaaatgctttataaaccatttttCAAGCAATTTAAATTTTTACAAACATCACTTGCAACTATTGATTAACTATACAGTTACCATCTATTAATGATAGTTATTATAATGCGTTaccattttcttttaattctcaTATCCTCCTGAAATGTACAGCAGCTGGTCCCACATACCTGACAGCGTCCTAATCTGTCTCAAATCCAAACTGTCcactctgtcttcctcctcctccggctCCTGGAGATCAACTGGGAGCTCAGACGACTTTGCCATCAATAAATGCCACCTCTGCCGCTTATCACGACTGTAATTATTAACAGCAATTATGTCCAACAGTTGTGTGTTTCGCACAACTGCTGGACGCCTGCCTTATCCTTGACCATTGTTCTTACTGATATCTGTAACCCGCAACTTTCAGCGGAGGCTTTCCGCCCCCAGAAGAACGTTGGGAAGATATTGTACCGATTGGGCAGGATAGGGAGGATGTGGACgggacagacaggacaggacaggacgggTCATTGTTATGAAGTGGAAATCAAGTAGCTTTTCAGGATGGGAAACGCTGCTTAAGGTTGGCTGCAGTGCTCTGTCGTGCACTTCAAGGGTAAAAATAGTCAGTGTGTTGCAGCAACCAAGATTGTATGAAGAGAAAACTGCTGAATTCAgtccaaaatgtatttatccaGCGTGTGATAAGACCCAGTTATTCTGATAATAAGATTCCTGAACCGTAGTATTAAAATTAAACAGGTTAACATGAGTCATCTACTCAAAGCTCAACTGACCTCTAATGTTTTTCCTCAACAAAGAAGACGGAACAGAGAGCTTATGGGAAGGAAGTTTTCTTTCAAATTTAAGCCAACACCAACCAAACTGATAAGAAAGAGCAGAAACTGGAGGAGcgtgaagtgtgtgtgtgtttgtgtgtgtgtgtagcgtgACGGGGGGTCTGTTGCTCACTGGTTTCGTTGAATATTATCGAAGTGTCCACTCAGAATTAAGTGGAAGAAATGCCTGCTCCCACCGTTTGTAGAGGACCAAACACAGTTCAGGCCAGGTTTatgggaaatgtgtgtgtttgtgtgtgtgtgtgtgtgtgtgtgtgtgtgcgtgtgttctcTATGATAGGTGGATGTTGCTGAAGGATGCAAGTCCCCTCTTGGCAATTTCtttaaaagaatgaaaagatCACATTTGATGTAATATTACAGTAAAAGACCTTAAAAGAAGcctttctattctattctatattgttttttcaaaatgaccagaaacagagGTCCCCTCTTCGACAGTGGAGAAATTTAGTGCCCTGTTAGCAATATtgacgtgtttgtgtgtgtgtgtgtttgtggactCATGATGTGGAATACATCTCTTTGTGAAAATCCAGGCTCCAGTTTCATGAGGTTTAATGGACACACTCTATATGTTTTCAACCTGGCAGTGATAGTGCCTTGCTGTGAATCCACTGGAGCTTACTCATTGGAACAGTAACTCCCAGCTCGTACAAATTACTCAAATAAACTGGTGTGATCTGATTGTATGGCTGTGATCAAGTATCGGCCAGCCTTTGTTCTGTCACCCCATGGTTGGTAATAAATGACCTCACAATGATTGATAACTGAGGACTGCTGGAACAATGATCTGCTGTTGATAACACCAAGGCCAGCGACTTTCCACTTGGTATGCATTCTATCTTGTCAGCACATGAGCCACCTGGCTTGCTGCCTACAGTAGTAGCTTAGCAATACATCAAAAGTTAGCCAACCGTTGATGTAGAGTTAGCCAACCACATTTATATGAGGGGTTGATGGATGTAATTTCACAATGAGAGCATCCTCTCTGTAGTATTGTTTGGAAGCCAGTCTGTCTTCGACACTGGTTAAACGGACAGTTGTATTATTTGACAATCACTGACCACCAAACCAGCAGCTTCCAAAGGACAGAAAGTTTCTTacagtcaaacaaacaagattaTACTACTAGAAGAGTATAGGGCCCAGCTGGTTCCTCTCGAGACTTTCGGCTAGCCTACTTAGGCACAGCAaagctttgagctaaatgccaacgtcagcatgctaacatggtcACAGTGACATTTCTAACATCTTGGTAATGAAATAGCAAGTGTTATATGGACTATGTTCACCATCATAATTAAGCAAGCAAACATGTGCTACTTAGCACTAGAatcaaagtacagctgaggttgATGTGAATATCAGCAGACTGTATAAAACTGGTTTCTGAAGAGCTGCTGTGTAGCTCAGTGTGCGGCGCTCCTGGCAGAAAAATGcttacaggccagcccaacctacataaaaatattttaaaaaaaacatgtaaatttaGGGGAAAATGCCCAATGTCTGCTTCTTggacaataaatcaataaacaaatgcctcttctgggtataacaaacaaatgcctcctacaagccccagggaaataaaatgtcaaactgaaggtTTATTGGGGCTTGGGTTTCAAGGATTTCCCGAATAAACCCAGATTCCTCACTAGAATgatgtgggcagccaagaaGACACAATAGGGGCCTAAAGAGACCAGAGTTTCAGGCTGGCAATCTAAGGGGGAATGAGGTTCTCAGTGAttcagggacagattcagaataggtcagggacagattgagcatgagggtgagagccaccGGTGTGCAGTTTCCCACCTTTTTTAAGCCTTTACAAAAAGGGTGTCATCACACCATGATTGTCTGGGAGGGGAATGCCCcgagctgcttccactcctcaatcaggagtcagtctccccaccctgggcacaggtgatctgaatccgTGGTGGTGGTTCCAGCCAGCGGCATCTTGGCAGTGCCTGGCTCTGCCTAACTACTCACTACTACTTTTGTAACTGTAAAGAAATATATCTCTTTTAGCGGGAACGGAGTAATATAACTCGTTACTaacaatatttcagtaatatattactacagttatgtcatgtaATGCGTTACAATCCATGTTACCGACCGAAGTGAAgcgttttttgttgtttttctaagAACCcctccacaccaacatgaccatattaataaaggctctgtgtgtttaatacagcCGAGCCTGtaagttctttgttcagtctctgtgtgactgaaatgagcctaatgatgaagcctaatcctctGAGTGCGCTCTAATTTACATTCTTGGATCACATATGAacatgcattccttgttctgtggactaaaataaaaaggcatagagatgtttgtcttgtcacGTCATTATAGGCTtcattatagaaggtataggtctattgtgtttcatatgactaagcctacaattaaaaatatttattcctatctcataatatatcagactgtgatcctttgtctgcctgctcgtccctgtgtccaaggccattcatttatttaaaaagatctaggctatttaattgttctttaTAGATTATTTGGGCTTTTTGTcgaaagtaactaaaaagtagtttAATAAGTAGTAtattactctacgcagacagtaatattgtaatgtaacatattactttaaaatgaaggtaactagtagtatgtaatatattgcattttgaaagtaacttgcccgACACTGGCTATAGAGACCAAAACCATTTTTCATACCagtttctgctgtaaagtttgGTATTTTAACATGGGCTCTTATGGGGTTTGACCTGATTTTGGAGCCAGTATGAAGGGGCCATCCGTGGAGAGTAAAATGGCCGTTGCCCTGCTGTTTGTTGCACTTAAATTACTCTTCGTCAGCCCCAAATATCCTTTACTGTACCTGTTGTGTTTAATGCCAGAGGAAAACATCTAGTTGATTTATGACTGAGTTTGCAGACCTGATATAACAAAGAAATGTGTGCATCAGTGGATCATCAGGTATGATTCTCCTAGTACATTTGTGCCCTATGCTTATCAGGCAGGAGAGAATATTACAAAAGAAACGGCAATAAACCCCCCAAAAGACATAGCAAATGCCAAGGACAGACACAAGTTGCAACTGCAGCGCACAGAATGTcctggactgtcctgctggtgT belongs to Pagrus major chromosome 14, Pma_NU_1.0 and includes:
- the LOC141008075 gene encoding chloride anion exchanger-like yields the protein MMRPGAQQYVVARPLYSEESFAEEHEKVYRQRKTMLDHVKQYFTCDAKRAKNAALSFLPVIGWIRIYRLKEWLLSDIVSGVSTGLVAVLQGLAYCLLASLPPWYGLFSAFFPVVIYFFLGTSRHISVGPFPVLCLMIGSVVTRLVPDEGPAANITAFEGLSKDDQRVLVASSVTFLAGIMQLAMGVLQVGFVVMYLSDTLVSGFTTAAAVHILVSQLKFVLGLVVPGISGPLAIIYTLEIIFNKITSSNVCDIVISLVIMVVVFIVKELNDRFKSKLPVPIPIEVIMTIIACGVSYAFDFRTRFGIDVVGHIPKGYEPPMAPNLHIFQETAVEAFPMAIVGFAVAFSVAKVYSVKHDYTIDGNQELIAFGVSNIFGASFKSFAASTALSRSAVQESTGGKTQVAGLLSAIIVMIVTLAIGFLLDPLPKSVLGAVVIVNLKGMLMQFKDIPYLWRRDRPDCVVWLGTCIASILLGLDLGLAAGLGVELISVVLRAQFPRCSVLANIKGTEIYKDRKDYIDIYEPEGVKMFRIPSPIFFANIEFFRSKLVEAVGFNPLRVLRKRNKALRMIRKLLKKGDLQWTSKGFVNTSFQPIKESEDESNMEELDQPTDFKDLPVRIDWNGELPANITVPRVDLHSLVLDFAAVSFLDISALKGLKMALRELIRVEVEVYIVACDPYILEKLHDCCFFDDEVQPSMFFLTLHDAMLHILEKHPESTEKKFENDKIITTVTVHHPGGNLRSRDRNAPDPETKF